In Holophagales bacterium, one DNA window encodes the following:
- the glgP gene encoding alpha-glucan family phosphorylase: MRLDTFRVVPALPERLARLRDLAYNLLWSWDQEVRAIFPRLDRELWEATYQNPVAMLGSLPQERLEELTRDDGFLSLYDRALARLDSYLAEATWWQRHTPQRPLIAYFSAEYGLAECLPIYSGGLGVLAAHHLKSASDLGVPLVGVGLLYQQGYFRQYLARDGWQQESYPTNDFFNLPIQAVARPDGEPLRVELEMAGERCAVAVWRVDVGRIPLYLLDTNLPENPQPLQDITDQLYGGDQETRIRQEIVLGIGGLRALHALGLEPDVCHMNEGHSAFLALERIATRMRRDGLSFAEAYEVARAGSIFTTHTPVPAGFDVFALPLLEKYLGGYAERTGIGRSELLALGSGKAGDSPGSFNMAALALRASAFANGVSELHGEVSRRLLAQYVPEIPAEELPVGHVTNGAHTRSCLSPEMAQLFDRYLGAEWWRRPGRAETWEGIDAIPDEELWSTHERRRERLVAFSRRRLRKQLEARGASARDVEHARGVLDTRALTIGFARRFAGYKRANLILADRERLKRILLDPQRPVQLLFAGKAHPRDAEGKELLKAIVAFCQQPDVRRHVVFLEDYDLVVARYLVQGCDVWLNTPRLGLEASGTSGMKVLPNGGLNLSTPDGWWREGYEQDVGWTIGHGEAYADPAEQDQVEASSLYELLEQEVVPLFYARTTDGLPRPWIARMKQSMKRLTWRFSSNRMLWEYGERYYLPAAEYAGRLSADAFAGARRLAEWKRRVFRAWSEVAVEEAHPVADGTRRVGESYAFSARVRLGALTPDDVRVELYFGGLDAQRSIVAGDVVPMRLAGDAGPGRFAYDGEAPCRRSGLQGVTVRIVPAHPEASGLLATGLVRWR, translated from the coding sequence ATGCGCCTCGACACCTTTCGCGTCGTCCCCGCTCTTCCCGAGCGGCTCGCTCGGTTGCGCGATCTCGCGTACAACCTCCTCTGGTCCTGGGATCAGGAGGTGCGGGCGATCTTCCCGCGCCTCGATCGCGAGCTCTGGGAGGCGACCTACCAGAACCCGGTGGCGATGCTCGGCTCGCTCCCTCAGGAGCGGCTCGAAGAGCTCACCCGCGACGACGGATTCCTTTCGCTCTACGACCGGGCCCTGGCGCGCCTCGACTCCTACCTCGCCGAGGCGACCTGGTGGCAGCGGCACACCCCGCAACGTCCGCTGATCGCCTACTTCTCGGCCGAATACGGTCTCGCCGAATGCCTGCCGATCTACTCGGGGGGACTCGGGGTGCTCGCGGCGCACCACCTCAAGAGTGCGAGCGACCTCGGCGTGCCGCTGGTCGGCGTCGGGCTGCTCTACCAGCAGGGCTACTTCCGCCAGTACCTGGCACGCGACGGCTGGCAGCAGGAGTCCTATCCGACGAACGACTTCTTCAACCTGCCGATCCAGGCGGTGGCTCGTCCCGACGGCGAGCCGCTGCGCGTCGAGCTCGAGATGGCCGGCGAGCGATGCGCAGTCGCCGTCTGGCGCGTCGACGTGGGGCGCATCCCCCTCTATCTGCTCGACACCAACCTGCCGGAGAACCCGCAGCCGTTGCAGGACATCACCGATCAGCTCTACGGCGGTGACCAGGAGACGCGCATCCGGCAGGAGATCGTGCTCGGCATCGGCGGTCTGCGGGCGCTGCACGCGCTCGGTCTCGAGCCCGACGTCTGCCACATGAACGAGGGTCACTCGGCGTTCCTGGCGCTCGAGCGGATCGCCACGCGCATGCGCCGCGACGGGCTGAGCTTCGCCGAAGCCTACGAAGTGGCGCGCGCCGGCTCGATCTTCACCACCCACACGCCGGTGCCGGCGGGCTTCGACGTCTTCGCGCTGCCACTCCTCGAGAAGTACCTGGGCGGCTACGCCGAGCGCACCGGGATCGGGCGGAGCGAGCTCCTCGCCCTGGGCAGCGGGAAGGCCGGCGACTCGCCGGGATCGTTCAACATGGCGGCGCTGGCGCTGCGCGCTTCGGCGTTCGCCAACGGCGTCTCGGAGCTGCACGGTGAGGTGTCGCGCCGCCTGCTCGCGCAGTACGTGCCGGAGATCCCGGCCGAGGAGCTGCCGGTGGGGCACGTCACCAACGGGGCCCACACGCGCAGCTGTCTCTCGCCCGAGATGGCGCAACTCTTCGACCGCTACCTCGGCGCCGAGTGGTGGCGTCGGCCCGGCCGCGCGGAGACCTGGGAAGGGATCGACGCGATCCCCGACGAGGAGCTCTGGTCGACGCACGAGCGGCGGCGCGAGCGTCTGGTGGCCTTCTCCCGTCGCCGCCTGCGCAAGCAGCTCGAGGCGCGCGGGGCGAGCGCGCGCGACGTCGAACACGCACGCGGCGTGCTCGACACGCGCGCGCTGACGATCGGCTTCGCCCGCCGCTTCGCCGGCTACAAGCGCGCCAATCTCATCCTCGCCGACCGCGAACGGCTGAAGCGCATCCTCCTCGACCCGCAGCGCCCGGTGCAGCTGCTCTTCGCTGGCAAGGCTCACCCGCGCGACGCCGAGGGCAAGGAGCTGCTCAAGGCGATCGTCGCCTTCTGTCAGCAACCCGACGTCCGCCGCCACGTCGTCTTCCTCGAGGACTACGACCTGGTGGTCGCCCGCTACCTCGTTCAGGGCTGCGACGTCTGGCTCAACACGCCGCGGCTCGGCCTCGAAGCGAGCGGCACGAGCGGCATGAAGGTGCTGCCGAACGGCGGGCTCAACCTCTCGACTCCGGACGGCTGGTGGCGCGAAGGCTACGAGCAGGACGTCGGCTGGACGATCGGCCACGGCGAGGCCTATGCCGACCCGGCCGAGCAGGACCAGGTCGAGGCGAGCTCGCTTTACGAGCTGCTCGAGCAGGAGGTCGTGCCGCTCTTCTACGCGCGGACGACCGACGGATTGCCGCGTCCGTGGATCGCGCGGATGAAGCAGTCGATGAAACGCCTCACCTGGCGCTTCAGCTCGAACCGGATGCTCTGGGAATACGGCGAACGCTACTACCTGCCGGCCGCCGAGTACGCCGGGCGACTGTCGGCGGACGCCTTTGCCGGGGCGCGGCGGCTGGCGGAGTGGAAGCGGCGGGTCTTCCGCGCCTGGAGCGAGGTGGCGGTCGAGGAGGCGCACCCGGTGGCCGACGGGACACGTCGTGTCGGCGAGAGCTATGCCTTTTCGGCGCGAGTCCGCCTCGGCGCGCTGACGCCGGACGACGTCCGTGTCGAGCTCTACTTCGGTGGCCTCGACGCGCAGCGCAGCATCGTGGCGGGTGACGTCGTGCCGATGCGCCTCGCCGGCGACGCGGGGCCGGGCCGGTTCGCCTACGACGGCGAGGCGCCCTGCCG
- a CDS encoding sulfatase-like hydrolase/transferase yields MRALCFALALPLLLAATSAQAASPVAADTRPDLVLVTLDTTRADHLGAWGWPHARTPHLDALARNGTRFVRCDTAAPVTLPSHASILTGLLPPGHGVRDNGTFVLSAGVETLAERLRTAGYDTAAFVSAVVLARRHGLDQGFRIYDDDLGAGYAAATEVGERDAEAVTSRALAALPGLKHPFFLWVHYFDPHEEYRPPTRFTDLPGPTRLYDGEIAFVDEQLGRLIAALPPTATVAVSGDHGEMLGEHGEATHGLLPFAGARRVPLILSGPGIPAAVDDCLVRTVDIAPTLLARAGVAVPAKLDGLSLLPLPSRGGSCRRESYTESFLPFFSYKWYPLRALSDGDWLFLQAPQPSLFRLDTPQGEAIDLAARQSAAVAEWSKRLVATLAAHGETLDATLHAENVLTAEQRAQLQSLGYLAGGGGRVSADLPDPRTMTDVAQRLHEIHGEVQQGRCRDVLRELQAIVKRDPHDFPALNLAGFCLKEIGRTADAIPLFERASRENELSAVPVANLAGAMLELGRRDEAVREYRRALTLDPTQAESASNLARLLREKGETRQALAVLETARAAGSLAPVVTLERGMAKAELGDLAGALADFREAARRDPANPVPLENAARAAFQLGQARAAAQLYEQLLRLTPSRGDLWKTLGAIRLETLEDKPAALAAFRQALALETEAGERTKLQALIDELAR; encoded by the coding sequence ATGCGCGCCCTCTGCTTCGCCCTCGCTCTCCCGCTGCTGCTCGCCGCCACGTCGGCTCAGGCGGCATCCCCCGTCGCTGCCGATACGCGACCCGACCTGGTGCTGGTCACCCTCGACACCACCCGCGCCGACCACCTCGGAGCCTGGGGCTGGCCTCACGCACGGACGCCTCATCTCGACGCGCTCGCCCGGAACGGCACGCGCTTCGTGCGCTGCGACACGGCCGCACCGGTGACGCTGCCGAGTCACGCGTCGATCCTCACCGGTCTCCTGCCACCAGGGCACGGCGTGCGCGACAACGGGACGTTCGTCCTGTCGGCTGGGGTCGAAACGCTCGCCGAACGGCTGAGAACGGCCGGCTACGACACGGCGGCGTTCGTCTCTGCCGTGGTGCTCGCCCGCCGGCACGGCCTCGACCAGGGGTTCCGGATCTACGACGACGACCTGGGGGCCGGCTACGCCGCGGCCACCGAGGTCGGCGAACGCGACGCCGAAGCGGTGACCAGCCGCGCTCTCGCCGCGCTGCCTGGGCTCAAGCACCCGTTCTTCCTCTGGGTCCACTACTTCGACCCACACGAGGAGTATCGGCCGCCGACCCGTTTCACCGACCTTCCGGGTCCGACCCGCCTCTACGACGGCGAGATCGCCTTCGTCGACGAACAGCTCGGCCGCCTGATCGCCGCGCTCCCGCCGACGGCGACCGTCGCCGTCTCGGGCGATCACGGCGAGATGCTCGGCGAGCACGGCGAGGCCACCCACGGCCTGCTGCCGTTCGCCGGCGCGCGTCGCGTCCCCTTGATCCTCAGCGGCCCAGGGATCCCGGCGGCGGTCGACGACTGCCTCGTGCGCACCGTCGACATCGCACCGACACTGCTCGCCCGCGCGGGCGTCGCCGTTCCCGCCAAGCTCGATGGCCTGTCGCTCCTGCCGCTTCCCTCGCGCGGCGGCTCCTGTCGGCGCGAAAGCTACACCGAGAGCTTTCTCCCGTTCTTCTCCTACAAGTGGTACCCGCTGCGCGCGCTCTCGGACGGCGACTGGCTCTTCCTCCAGGCGCCGCAACCGTCGCTCTTCCGGCTCGACACGCCGCAGGGCGAGGCGATCGACCTCGCGGCGCGCCAAAGCGCGGCGGTGGCGGAATGGTCGAAGCGCCTGGTGGCGACGCTCGCCGCTCACGGCGAGACGCTCGACGCCACCTTGCACGCCGAGAACGTGCTGACCGCCGAGCAGCGCGCCCAGTTGCAGAGCCTCGGCTACCTCGCGGGCGGCGGCGGCCGCGTCAGCGCCGACCTGCCCGACCCGCGGACGATGACCGACGTCGCGCAACGCCTGCACGAGATCCACGGCGAGGTTCAACAAGGTCGCTGCCGCGACGTCCTGCGCGAGCTGCAGGCGATCGTCAAGCGCGACCCGCACGACTTCCCGGCGCTCAACCTCGCCGGCTTCTGTCTCAAGGAGATCGGACGTACCGCCGACGCGATCCCGCTCTTCGAGCGCGCGAGCCGCGAGAACGAGCTGTCGGCGGTGCCGGTCGCCAACCTCGCCGGGGCGATGCTCGAGCTCGGCCGTCGCGACGAAGCGGTCCGCGAGTATCGCCGGGCCCTCACGCTCGACCCGACGCAGGCCGAGTCGGCGAGCAACCTCGCCCGCCTGCTGCGCGAGAAGGGCGAGACCCGCCAGGCGCTCGCCGTGCTCGAGACGGCGCGCGCCGCCGGGAGCCTCGCGCCGGTAGTCACGCTCGAACGCGGCATGGCGAAAGCCGAGCTCGGCGATCTCGCCGGCGCCCTCGCCGACTTCCGCGAGGCCGCGCGTCGCGACCCCGCCAACCCGGTGCCGCTCGAGAACGCCGCCCGCGCCGCCTTCCAGCTCGGACAGGCCCGCGCCGCCGCCCAGCTCTACGAGCAACTGCTCCGCCTGACTCCGTCGCGCGGCGATCTCTGGAAGACGCTCGGCGCGATCCGACTCGAAACCCTGGAGGACAAGCCGGCAGCGCTCGCCGCCTTCCGCCAGGCGTTGGCGCTCGAGACCGAGGCGGGAGAACGGACCAAGCTCCAGGCGCTGATCGACGAGCTCGCCCGCTGA
- a CDS encoding PPC domain-containing protein: MAVPAGASNLSFVTAGGTGDVDMYVKFGSAPTTSTYDCRPYASGNAETCSFAAPSTGTYYVMLNGYAAYSGVSLTGSYSTGTPTCTAVAESEANDGTSTADPLVAPCSTVAGTFVGETTTNDYFSMSLPAGKAVTAVLNGLSVDYDLYLYKAGSTTAVASGTNGGTTAESISWTNTGTTAVTIYARVYRYSSTKATYALKVSYP, encoded by the coding sequence ATGGCGGTGCCGGCTGGCGCCTCCAACCTGAGCTTCGTGACCGCGGGCGGCACCGGCGACGTCGACATGTACGTCAAGTTCGGTTCGGCGCCGACCACCTCCACCTACGACTGCCGGCCGTACGCCTCCGGCAACGCGGAGACCTGCTCCTTCGCGGCGCCCTCGACCGGCACCTACTACGTGATGCTCAACGGCTACGCGGCCTACTCGGGCGTGTCGCTGACCGGCAGCTACTCGACCGGCACGCCGACCTGCACGGCGGTGGCCGAGAGCGAAGCCAACGACGGAACCTCGACGGCCGATCCGCTGGTCGCCCCGTGCAGCACGGTGGCCGGCACCTTCGTCGGCGAGACGACGACCAACGACTACTTCTCGATGAGCCTGCCGGCCGGCAAGGCGGTCACCGCGGTGCTCAACGGGCTGTCGGTCGACTACGACCTCTACCTCTACAAGGCCGGGTCGACGACCGCGGTCGCCAGCGGCACGAACGGCGGCACGACGGCCGAGTCGATCTCCTGGACCAACACCGGCACGACGGCGGTGACGATCTACGCTCGCGTCTACCGCTACTCCTCGACCAAGGCGACCTACGCGCTCAAGGTCAGCTACCCCTGA
- a CDS encoding selenoprotein B glycine/betaine/sarcosine/D-proline reductase, whose amino-acid sequence MGDLSEFTLALRLFLRAYPWRRIDPVPWCELRRPLAQSRLALITSAGLVPLGAAPFDESVRGGDGSWREIPGDIAVETLVECHRSEAFDHRGVAADRNLVFPLDRLRELAAAGRLGALNDRHFSVMGSLTAVGRFMRETAPAIATALAADGVEVALLVPV is encoded by the coding sequence ATGGGAGATCTCTCGGAGTTCACGCTAGCGCTGCGGCTCTTTCTGCGCGCCTATCCCTGGCGGCGGATCGATCCGGTGCCGTGGTGCGAGCTGCGCCGTCCCCTTGCCCAGTCGCGCCTGGCGCTGATCACCAGCGCCGGTCTGGTGCCGCTAGGTGCCGCGCCGTTCGACGAAAGCGTGCGGGGTGGCGACGGGTCGTGGCGCGAGATCCCCGGGGACATCGCGGTCGAAACGCTCGTCGAGTGCCACCGCAGCGAGGCGTTCGATCACCGCGGCGTCGCCGCGGACCGCAACCTCGTCTTCCCGCTCGATCGCCTGCGCGAGCTCGCTGCCGCAGGCCGGCTGGGCGCACTCAACGACCGGCACTTCTCGGTGATGGGGTCGCTGACCGCGGTCGGTCGCTTCATGCGGGAGACCGCGCCGGCGATCGCCACGGCGCTCGCCGCCGACGGCGTCGAGGTGGCGCTGCTGGTTCCCGTTTGA
- a CDS encoding YfhO family protein — MNRTLLPFLAASLAALPWLRREAARTWLTASLAGLVLLLPTATVPGGVPSSAAVLANASPWSPGDAAPLVRSELGDLTYQIEPWLFHQRGELRAGRLPFWNPYQFSGAPFWSNGQSAPLFPLNWLFTLMPIAFGLPFLLWARGVIAALGAYSLARSLGVGERGSRLAAVAFALTGRLVAFALFPMANALCLAPWLLLATERLAVSTVTARRPWRLLALLAALQLVAGHPETAVDCAILFAVYLAARVGFRHLAVWGAYAKAWLVGGALAAPALLPLATTLIATARWQQWVPGSRLSAAQLGEVLARLFLPFAFGDPATGSYRGTLGFVGSSLFVGALATLFALVGSGLWRRDRRVAGLLAMAGAALVGGLDLPGARQLLDAMPVVGRGLHHYLLLGLALAVATLAGIGYDRWQQGEGARRVRFAAIALGAALGGIAAVSWRMWLADGRLASALGWSALWIAALALLRTMPIRWRSNAVVAAVLTAAVGLELGIANVSALPVAPVERLDRASGATRFLSGRPERVAATGATLRPNAALVLRLFDVRGDDPLKLARYERVYGDELGGRHPNYFVPIAHWDSVWLDRLGVRWVMTPPGEPPKDPSWRVVFAGSDAAVFERPTAWPLVRWGESDREPARGVPQEAGIQVQQRLPGRWTLSTSTPVGRRLVIAETWDPGWRATIDDRPVPVGRVDDLLIAIDVPAGERRVDLRYVPQGLLPGLALAGAALVVLLGGARRRRTPADRAVEAGVPTG; from the coding sequence ATGAACCGGACGCTTCTACCCTTTCTCGCTGCGAGCCTGGCGGCGCTTCCCTGGCTCCGCCGGGAGGCGGCGCGGACCTGGTTGACCGCGAGTCTCGCCGGCCTCGTCCTGCTCCTGCCGACGGCGACTGTCCCCGGCGGCGTGCCGAGCTCGGCGGCGGTGCTCGCCAACGCATCGCCCTGGAGCCCAGGCGACGCGGCGCCGCTCGTCCGCAGCGAGCTCGGCGACCTCACCTACCAGATCGAGCCGTGGCTGTTTCACCAGCGCGGTGAGCTGCGTGCCGGACGGCTGCCGTTCTGGAATCCGTACCAGTTCTCCGGCGCGCCCTTCTGGAGCAACGGACAGAGCGCGCCGCTCTTCCCACTGAACTGGCTGTTCACCCTGATGCCGATCGCCTTCGGTCTGCCCTTCCTGCTCTGGGCGCGCGGGGTGATCGCTGCCTTGGGCGCCTACTCGCTTGCCCGTTCGCTCGGTGTCGGCGAGCGCGGCAGCCGTCTGGCGGCGGTCGCTTTCGCCCTCACGGGACGGTTGGTGGCCTTCGCCCTCTTCCCGATGGCCAACGCGCTCTGCCTCGCTCCCTGGCTGCTGCTGGCGACCGAGCGCCTGGCAGTTTCGACCGTGACGGCGAGGAGGCCCTGGCGGCTCCTCGCGCTGTTGGCGGCGCTGCAACTCGTCGCCGGGCATCCGGAGACGGCGGTCGACTGCGCAATCCTCTTCGCCGTCTACCTGGCGGCACGCGTCGGATTCCGTCACCTCGCCGTCTGGGGCGCCTATGCGAAGGCCTGGCTCGTCGGCGGGGCGCTGGCCGCTCCCGCGCTCCTGCCGCTCGCCACCACGCTGATCGCCACCGCGCGCTGGCAGCAGTGGGTCCCCGGCTCGAGGCTCTCGGCGGCGCAGCTCGGGGAGGTCCTGGCACGTCTGTTCCTGCCCTTCGCCTTCGGCGATCCAGCGACCGGGTCGTACCGCGGGACACTCGGCTTCGTCGGGTCGTCGCTCTTCGTCGGCGCGTTGGCGACGCTCTTCGCCCTGGTCGGGTCCGGGCTCTGGCGTCGTGACCGGCGGGTCGCAGGTCTCCTGGCGATGGCAGGCGCCGCCCTCGTCGGCGGCCTCGATCTGCCCGGCGCGCGCCAGCTCCTCGACGCCATGCCGGTCGTCGGCCGGGGTCTGCACCACTACCTGCTCCTCGGTCTGGCGCTTGCCGTGGCGACGCTCGCCGGAATCGGCTACGACCGTTGGCAGCAGGGGGAGGGAGCGCGTCGGGTGCGCTTCGCCGCGATCGCCCTCGGTGCGGCGCTCGGAGGGATCGCCGCCGTCTCGTGGCGGATGTGGCTGGCCGACGGTCGGCTCGCCTCGGCGCTCGGCTGGTCGGCGCTCTGGATCGCCGCGCTCGCGCTCCTGCGGACGATGCCGATCCGTTGGCGCTCGAACGCCGTCGTCGCCGCGGTCCTGACCGCCGCGGTCGGCCTCGAGCTGGGGATCGCCAACGTCTCGGCCTTGCCGGTCGCCCCGGTCGAGCGGCTCGATCGGGCGAGCGGAGCGACCCGTTTCCTCTCCGGCAGGCCGGAGCGCGTCGCGGCCACCGGCGCGACGCTGCGACCGAACGCGGCGCTGGTGCTGCGCCTCTTCGACGTGCGGGGCGACGATCCGCTGAAGCTCGCGCGCTACGAGCGGGTCTACGGCGACGAGCTCGGGGGCCGTCACCCCAACTACTTCGTGCCGATCGCGCACTGGGACAGCGTCTGGCTCGATCGTCTCGGCGTCCGCTGGGTGATGACGCCTCCCGGAGAGCCGCCGAAGGACCCCTCCTGGCGCGTGGTCTTCGCGGGGAGCGATGCCGCGGTCTTCGAACGTCCGACGGCCTGGCCGCTGGTGCGTTGGGGTGAGAGCGACCGCGAGCCGGCGCGCGGCGTGCCGCAGGAGGCCGGGATCCAGGTGCAGCAACGGCTTCCCGGACGGTGGACGCTCTCCACCTCGACGCCGGTCGGCCGGAGACTGGTGATCGCCGAGACCTGGGATCCCGGCTGGCGGGCGACGATCGACGACCGCCCGGTTCCGGTCGGCCGCGTCGACGACCTGCTGATCGCCATCGACGTGCCCGCGGGGGAGCGTCGCGTCGACCTGCGCTATGTCCCGCAAGGTCTCTTGCCGGGCTTGGCGCTGGCGGGCGCGGCCCTCGTCGTGCTGCTCGGCGGAGCGCGGAGGCGTCGAACGCCGGCCGACCGCGCCGTCGAGGCTGGCGTGCCGACGGGCTGA